A genome region from Gossypium hirsutum isolate 1008001.06 chromosome A04, Gossypium_hirsutum_v2.1, whole genome shotgun sequence includes the following:
- the LOC107948865 gene encoding ataxin-3 homolog isoform X2 produces the protein MLYLMVQKYKLCAVHCVNTVLQGPFFSEFTLAALASYLDTKERQMMFQGTPPPPVAISSLRIPTMSPRRRFQYPVVFDYIILANLPLDAHMWFCKRL, from the exons ATGTTGTACCTCATGGTACAAAAATACAAGCTTTGTGCTGTCCACTGCGTCAACACGGTGTTGCAAGGACCTTTCTTCTCCGAGTTCACTTTAGCGGCGTTGGCTTCCTATCTTGACACCAAGGAGCGCCAAATGATGTTCCAAGGCACTCCGCCGCCTCCCGTGGCGATTTCCTCTCTGAGGATTCCCACAATGTCTCCCCGGCGGCGATTTCAGTATCCTG TGGTTTTCGATTATATCATCTTGGCCAACTTGCCCTTGGATGCACATATGTG GTTTTGCAAAAGGCTTTAG
- the LOC107948865 gene encoding uncharacterized protein isoform X1, with translation MLYLMVQKYKLCAVHCVNTVLQGPFFSEFTLAALASYLDTKERQMMFQGTPPPPVAISSLRIPTMSPRRRFQYPGSSFSLSFSVAQIGVDNVVFDYIILANLPLDAHMWFCKRL, from the exons ATGTTGTACCTCATGGTACAAAAATACAAGCTTTGTGCTGTCCACTGCGTCAACACGGTGTTGCAAGGACCTTTCTTCTCCGAGTTCACTTTAGCGGCGTTGGCTTCCTATCTTGACACCAAGGAGCGCCAAATGATGTTCCAAGGCACTCCGCCGCCTCCCGTGGCGATTTCCTCTCTGAGGATTCCCACAATGTCTCCCCGGCGGCGATTTCAGTATCCTGGTTCTTCTTTCTCTTTATCCTTTTCCGTTGCCCAAATAGGTGTAGATAATG TGGTTTTCGATTATATCATCTTGGCCAACTTGCCCTTGGATGCACATATGTG GTTTTGCAAAAGGCTTTAG
- the LOC107948866 gene encoding acetyl-coenzyme A carboxylase carboxyl transferase subunit alpha, chloroplastic-like, with amino-acid sequence MASIAYSTAAFTGTSASDLLRSSSNGVSGIPLKTLGKAPFSVKKRDATVVAKLKKGKKHEYPWPADPDPNVKGGVLTHLSHFKPLKEKQKPVTLDFEKPLVEIEKKMIDVRRMANETGLDFSDQIILLENKYQQALKDLYTHLTPIQRVHIARHPNRPTFLDHIFSITDKFVELHGDRSGYDDPAIVTGIGTIDDRRYMFIGQQKGRNTKENIHRNFGMPTPHGYRKALRMMYYADHHGFPIVTFIDTPGAYADLKSEELGQGEAIAHNLRTMFGLKVPIVSIVIGEGGSGGALAIGCANKLLMLENAVFYVASPEACAAILWKTAKASPKAAEKLRITAPELCRLQICDGIIPEPLGGAHADPAWTSQQIKAAINETMDELTAMDTEKLLKHRTHKFRKLGGFEENAQVDPKKKVNMKKEEDQIVRTTPNEELEGEVEKLKQQILKAKESSSKPPEMALKDMIEKLKKEVDHEYSEAIKATGLKDRLDMLREEVSKVNSRDQLMNPVIRDKIEKLKDEFNQKLSAAPNHPTLQYKLDMLKEFSKAKSLSDAATLKQEVNKKFNEIMSRPEINEKLEALKAEVQNSGSSSFADLDQGLKDKVLNTRKEVELEMISALKSIGLIVEGVKSNAKVLSEKDSPSIFKNKVDHLNEEIKKKIENAVGSSELKNMIELLKLEIAMAGNKPDTESKSKIEAIQKQIKQRLSEAIISSELKEKYEDLKEKNSEVEQYSAGADESLQKETKYEEPRLEINLGANSSFAQ; translated from the exons ATGGCTTCGATAGCGTATTCTACAGCTGCATTTACTGGAACTTCAGCTTCGGATCTTCTTCGAAGCTCCAGTAACGGCGTGAGCGGCATCCCTCTTAAAACCCTAGGGAAGGCACCATTTTCCGTGAAAAAAAGGGATGCAACTGTAGTTGCAAAGCTAAAGAAAGGGAAGAAGCATGAATATCCATGGCCTGCAGATCCAGATCCAAATGTGAAAGGCGGGGTCCTAACTCATCTCTCCCATTTCAAGCCTTTGAAAGAAAAGCAAAAGCCCGTTACTTTGGATTTTGAGAAGCCCCTTGTTGAAATCGAGAAGAAGATGATTGAC GTGAGGAGAATGGCAAATGAAACTGGTTTGGATTTCAGTGATCAGATTATATTGTTGGAGAATAAGTATCAACAG GCTCTAAAGGACTTATACACACATCTGACCCCTATACAACGTGTACACATTGCCCGACACCCCAATAGACCTACATTCCTTGATCATATATTTAGCATTACCGATAAG TTTGTGGAACTTCATGGAGATCGATCAGGGTATGATGATCCAGCTATTGTTACTGGTATAGGAACCATCGATGATAGGCGATACATGTTTATCGGTCAGCAAAAGGGTAGAAACACTAAAGAGAATATTCACCGCAACTTTGGAATGCCAACGCCCCATGG TTACAGGAAGGCTTTACGCATGATGTATTATGCAGATCATCATGGTTTTCCTATAGTTACTTTTATCGACACTCCTGGGGCATATGCTGACCTTAAATCTGAGGAGCTGGGTCAA GGTGAAGCTATTGCCCACAATTTGAGGACCATGTTTGGTCTGAAGGTCCCAATTGTTTCTATTGTTATTGGGGAAGGTGGCTCTGGTGGTGCCTTGGCCATTGGCTGTGCTAATAAATTGTTAATGCTGGAAAATGCAGTCTTTTATGTTGCCAG TCCAGAAGCTTGTGCTGCAATTTTGTGGAAGACTGCCAAAGCTTCGCCTAAG GCAGCTGAGAAGCTAAGGATTACTGCCCCAGAGTTGTGCAGGCTGCAAATTTGTGATGGAATCATTCCT GAGCCACTGGGTGGTGCCCATGCAGATCCAGCTTGGACTTCACAACAAATAAAAGCCGCAATTAATGAAACAATGGAT GAGCTCACTGCAATGGACACAGAAAAGCTACTAAAACATCGCACGCATAAATTCAGAAAACTGGGTGGCTTCGAAGAAAATGCCCAGGTAGATCCCAAGAAAAAGGTCAATATGAAAAAGGAGGAGGACCAAATTGTTCGTACAACCCCAAATGAGGAGTTGGAAGGTGAGGTTGAAAAGCTGAAACAGCAAATCTTGAAAGCCAAGGAATCATCCAGCAAGCCTCCTGAAATGGCTCTGAAGGACATgatagaaaaattgaaaaaggaggTTGATCATGAATACTCTGAGGCCATCAAAGCCACAGGCTTGAAGGACAGGCTTGATATGCTGAGAGAAGAAGTTTCAAAAGTAAACTCAAGGGACCAACTCATGAATCCTGTTATAAGGGATAAGATTGAGAAGCTTAAAGATGAATTCAACCAGAAGCTATCAGCAGCTCCAAATCACCCAACCCTACAATATAAGCTTGACATGCTGAAGGAGTTTTCTAAAGCCAAGAGTCTCTCAGATGCTGCTACACTGAAGCAAGAAGTTAATAAGAAATTCAATGAAATCATGAGTCGGCCTGAGATAAATGAGAAGCTTGAAGCATTGAAGGCTGAGGTTCAAAATTCAGGTTCATCCAGCTTTGCTGATTTAGATCAAGGGCTTAAGGACAAAGTTCTGAATACGAGGAAAGAAGTAGAACTGGAAATGATTAGCGCTCTCAAGTCCATTGGTTTGATTGTTGAGGGTGTAAAAtcaaatgcaaaagtcctaagcGAGAAAGATTCACCCTCAATCTTCAAAAATAAGGTGGATCAtttgaatgaagaaattaaaaagaaaattgaaaatgctGTCGGTTCATCGGAATTGAAAAATATGATTGAGTTGTTGAAGCTGGAGATAGCAATGGCAGGAAACAAACCTGATACTGAGTCAAAAAGTAAGATTGAGGCTATACAAAAGCAGATAAAGCAAAGACTTTCTGAAGCTATCATCTCTTCAGAATTAAAAGAGAAGTATGAAGACTTGAAGGAAAAAAATTCTGAAGTCGAACAGTATTCTGCTGGGGCTGATGAAAGTTTGCAAAAGGAAACCAAGTATGAGGAACCTAGACTAGAGATCAATTTGGGTGCAAACAGCAGCTTCGCTCAGT GA
- the LOC107948867 gene encoding steroid 5-alpha-reductase DET2 has protein sequence MASDQTLFHYCLLTLYIIALPTWISLYFLQAPYGKHNRPGWGPTISPPLAWFLMESPTLWLTFFLFPSGQHFYNPKSFLLISPFLFHYFNRTVLYPLRLARNTTQTRGFPVSVAFMAFGFNLLNGYLQARWVSHYKDDYENEELFWWRFLAGLLIFVVGMWVNVRADKVLVGLKKQGDGGYKIPRGGLFELVSCPNYFGEIMEWFGWAVMTWSWVGFGFFLYTCANLMPRARATRLWYLEKFKDDYPKDRKAVIPFIY, from the coding sequence ATGGCCTCCGATCAGACCCTTTTTCACTACTGCCTCCTCACTCTTTACATAATTGCTTTACCAACATGGATCAGCCTTTACTTCCTCCAAGCCCCTTATGGCAAGCACAACCGCCCTGGTTGGGGTCCTACCATCTCTCCACCTTTGGCTTGGTTCCTCATGGAAAGTCCCACCCTCTGGCTCACTTTCTTCCTCTTTCCCTCCGGCCAACATTTCTACAACCCTAAATCATTCCTTCTCATCTCGCCCTTTCTCTTTCACTACTTCAACCGCACTGTCCTTTACCCTCTTCGGCTCGCCAGGAACACCACCCAAACCAGGGGTTTTCCAGTGAGTGTAGCTTTTATGGCGTTCGGGTTTAATCTTTTGAACGGTTATTTGCAAGCCAGGTGGGTGTCGCACTATAAGGACGACTATGAAAATGAGGAGCTGTTTTGGTGGAGGTTTCTTGCTGGATTGCTAATTTTTGTAGTTGGTATGTGGGTGAATGTTAGGGCTGATAAAGTGTTGGTGGGACTGAAGAAACAAGGTGATGGTGGATATAAGATCCCAAGAGGAGGGCTGTTTGAGTTGGTGAGTTGCCCCAACTATTTTGGGGAGATTATGGAGTGGTTTGGGTGGGCGGTGATGACATGGTCTTGGGTGGGTTTTGGCTTCTTTCTCTACACTTGTGCCAACTTGATGCCTAGAGCTCGTGCCACCCGCCTTTGGTATTTGGAGAAGTTCAAGGACGATTATCCCAAAGACAGAAAAGCTGTGATCCCATTCATATATTGA